A genomic window from Lotus japonicus ecotype B-129 chromosome 1, LjGifu_v1.2 includes:
- the LOC130728429 gene encoding disease resistance-like protein DSC1 isoform X3, with amino-acid sequence MGGIGKTTIAEQVFNKICSEYEGSCFLSNVREDSTRHGIIYLKEKLFSTLLAEDVKMKSPNGLSDDIGRRISRMKVLIVLDDVNDSDQLELFGTVDTFGPGSRIIVTTRDQQVLIANKVDDILHVGELSSSESLELFNLIALNHSHLVREYYELTKRVVKYANGIPLVLKVLGHLLCGRDQKAWESQLDKLMEMPSKKVYDVMILSYDDLDRKEQQIFLDLACFFKGLNLKVDSIKTLLKDNESDNSVAHGLERLKDKALITISEDDVVSMHDIIEEIAWEIVRQESREDIGSQSRLGDADDINKVLENDKGKEVVRSLRMHSSTMRTRKLKLSSHIFVMMSKLQFLDFYSDHNILDSDVLLPKGLKSLPTELRYLRWWHYPLKSLPKKFCVNLLQNLVNLKQVKLYRCASLKELPDFSKATNLEEVNVMHCYDLTDVHPSIFTLDKLEKLELSRCSSLTSLTSNAQLSCLSHVLCNSRSLEELPDFSKATNLLVLDASYCDRLTNVHPSVFSLDKLEKLDLSFCSSLTSLTSNAQLSCLSHLNLQSCSKLTEFSVTSENMVELKLGGTKIKALPPSFGSQRKLEILYLEETIIESLPSCMVNLTRLRYLDLRFCSMLQTIPEFPPSLETLLIQDCSSLKTASFPSTATKQFQENKKRVEFFNCERLDEDSLMAIGLNARINVMKFAQQHLSALKHDFVENYDDYFHNYHSYQSVHVFPGSRVPEWLVYKSTRGSVIIDLFSPPTSPPYGFIFCFIIYEYRVYRTRLKFKVSIRDSAGEDDAGEDEKDSVDVYTSFNYSIFTRDHVCVIYDQRCSRYLSSRSQNLSRFQIKATAWFVVLGEKQRIELKAFGVSLISTSAYDRFVRQKELHDSEGISVH; translated from the exons ATGGGAGGTATCGGCAAGACAACTATTGCAGAACAAGTGTTCAATAAAATATGTTCTGAGTATGAAGGTAGCTGTTTTTTGTCAAATGTAAGAGAAGACTCAACAAGACATGGAATAATTTATTTGAAAGAAAAACTTTTCTCCACACTATTAGCAGAAGATGTGAAAATGAAGTCACCAAATGGATTGTCTGATGATATTGGGAGAAGGATTAGTCGTATGAAGGTTCTCATTGTTCTTGATGATGTGAATGATTCAGATCAGCTTGAATTATTTGGAACTGTTGACACGTTTGGACCAGGTAGTAGAATAATTGTAACAACTAGAGATCAACAAGTGCTCATCGCTAATAAAGTTGATGATATACTTCACGTTGGAGAATTGAGCTCTAGTGAATCACTTGAGCTTTTCAATTTGATTGCCTTGAACCATAGTCACCTTGTAAGGGAGTACTATGAGCTAACAAAGAGGGTAGTCAAATATGCCAATGGCATTCCATTAGTTCTTAAAGTTTTGGGTCATCTTCTTTGTGGAAGAGATCAGAAAGCATGGGAAAGTCAGCTAGATAAGCTTATGGAAATGCCAAGTAAAAAAGTTTATGATGTAATGATATTGAGTTATGATGATCTAGACCGAAAAGAGCAACAAATTTTTCTGGATCTTGCATGTTTCTTTAAAGGATTGAATTTGAAGGTGGACTCCATCAAAACTTTACTGAAAGATAATGAAAGTGATAATTCAGTGGCTCATGGGTTAGAGAGGCTGAAAGATAAGGCTCTTATAACTATTTCTGAGGATGATGTTGTATCTATGCATGATATTATAGAAGAAATAGCTTGGGAGATTGTTCGCCAAGAATCTAGAGAAGACATTGGAAGCCAAAGTCGATTGGGGGATGCAGATGACATTAACAAAGTATTAGAAAATGacaag GGGAAAGAGGTTGTTAGAAGTTTACGGATGCACTCGTCAACAATGAGGACCAGGAAGCTCAAGTTAAGCTCTCACATATTTGTTATGATGAGCAAACTACAATTTCTAGATTTTTATAGTGACCATAATATTCTAGACAGTGATGTTCTTCTTCCTAAAGGACTGAAATCATTGCCAACTGAACTAAGATATCTTCGTTGGTGGCATTACCCTTTGAAATCCTTGCCAAAGAAATTTTGTGTAAATTTATTGCAGAACCTGGTTAATTTAAAACAAGTTAAACTCTATCGTTGTGCATCCTTGAAGGAGCTACCAGACTTTTCAAAAGCCACAAATCTTGAAGAAGTAAATGTCATGCATTGTTATGACTTGACTGATGTGCATCCGTCTATTTTCACTCTTGACAAGCTTGAGAAATTGGAGCTTAGTCGCTGCTCTTCCCTCACCAGCCTTACAAGCAATGCTCAATTAAGCTGCCTCAGTCATGTACTATGTAACTCTCGATCTTTGGAGGAGCTTCCAGACTTTTCAAAAGCCACAAATCTTTTAGTGCTTGATGCAAGTTACTGTGATCGGTTGACTAATGTGCATCCGTCCGTGTTTTCTCTTGACAAGCTTGAGAAATTGGATCTTAGTTTCTGCTCTTCCCTCACCAGCCTTACAAGCAATGCTCAATTAAGCTGCCTCAGTCATCTCAACCTACAAAGTTGCAGTAAACTAACAGAATTCTCTGTGACATCAGAGAATATGGTAGAACTAAAACTAGGAGGAACTAAAATCAAAGCATTGCCCCCATCATTTGGTAGTCAAAGAAAGCTTGAAATTCTATATTTAGAAGAAACTATAATTGAGAGCTTACCATCATGCATGGTGAATCTCACAAGACTACGATATCTAGACCTAAGATTTTGTTCTATGCTTCAAACAATTCCAGAGTTTCCACCGTCCCTTGAAACTCTACTTATCCAAGACTGCAGTTCATTGAAGACAGCGTCGTTCCCTTCAACAGCTACTAAACAATTCCAGGAGAACAAGAAAAGGGTCGAGTTCTTTAATTGTGAGAGGTTGGATGAAGATTCTCTCATGGCTATTGGGTTGAATGCGCGTATCAATGTGATGAAATTTGCACAGCAACATCTATCTGCATTGAAGCATGATTTTGTTGAAAACTATGATGATTACTTCCATAATTATCATTCTTATCAGTCTGTGCATGTATTTCCAGGAAGCAGAGTACCAGAGTGGTTGGTATATAAGTCAACGAGGGGTTCTGTAATTATTGATCTCTTTTCTCCTCCAACTTCCCCTCCGTATGGCTTCATTTTCTGCTTCATCATTTATGAGTACCGAGTGTATCGGACCAGATTGAAATTCAAAGTCAGCATCAGGGATAGTGCAGGTGAAGATGATGCTGGTGAAGATGAAAAGGATAGCGTTGATGTTTACACGTCTTTTAACTACTCAATTTTCACAAGAGATCATGTGTGTGTGATATACGACCAAAGATGTTCTCGCTACTTAAGTAGTAGATCACAAAATCTGTCAAGGTTCCAAATCAAGGCTACCGCATGGTTTGTAGTACTTGGTGAAAAACAGAGGATAGAATTAAAAGCGTTTGGGGTGAGCCTAATAAGCACATCCGCGTATGACAGGTTCGTTCGACAAAAGGAATTGCATGATTCAGAGGGTATCTCTGTTCATTAA
- the LOC130728429 gene encoding disease resistance-like protein DSC1 isoform X1, whose product MLYFFVFLSFLLLVLFSFICQLLLKQKEDIAAKTMSNNAPHTKDKYDVFVSFRGEDIRDGFLSHLAEAFRRKKINAFVDDKLQRGEEIWPSLVGAIEGSLVSLIIFSENYASSRWCLNELVKILECRGKYEQIVVPVFYGVDPTDVRHQTGSYETAFLEHGKYFDPTMLKIWSDALNKSADLSGIKSSDSQNDAELLDNITNDVLHQLSRLSKHTLNSKGLVGIGKSFADVEALLLKDSKDVRIIGIWGMGGIGKTTIAEQVFNKICSEYEGSCFLSNVREDSTRHGIIYLKEKLFSTLLAEDVKMKSPNGLSDDIGRRISRMKVLIVLDDVNDSDQLELFGTVDTFGPGSRIIVTTRDQQVLIANKVDDILHVGELSSSESLELFNLIALNHSHLVREYYELTKRVVKYANGIPLVLKVLGHLLCGRDQKAWESQLDKLMEMPSKKVYDVMILSYDDLDRKEQQIFLDLACFFKGLNLKVDSIKTLLKDNESDNSVAHGLERLKDKALITISEDDVVSMHDIIEEIAWEIVRQESREDIGSQSRLGDADDINKVLENDKGKEVVRSLRMHSSTMRTRKLKLSSHIFVMMSKLQFLDFYSDHNILDSDVLLPKGLKSLPTELRYLRWWHYPLKSLPKKFCVNLLQNLVNLKQVKLYRCASLKELPDFSKATNLEEVNVMHCYDLTDVHPSIFTLDKLEKLELSRCSSLTSLTSNAQLSCLSHVLCNSRSLEELPDFSKATNLLVLDASYCDRLTNVHPSVFSLDKLEKLDLSFCSSLTSLTSNAQLSCLSHLNLQSCSKLTEFSVTSENMVELKLGGTKIKALPPSFGSQRKLEILYLEETIIESLPSCMVNLTRLRYLDLRFCSMLQTIPEFPPSLETLLIQDCSSLKTASFPSTATKQFQENKKRVEFFNCERLDEDSLMAIGLNARINVMKFAQQHLSALKHDFVENYDDYFHNYHSYQSVHVFPGSRVPEWLVYKSTRGSVIIDLFSPPTSPPYGFIFCFIIYEYRVYRTRLKFKVSIRDSAGEDDAGEDEKDSVDVYTSFNYSIFTRDHVCVIYDQRCSRYLSSRSQNLSRFQIKATAWFVVLGEKQRIELKAFGVSLISTSAYDRFVRQKELHDSEGISVH is encoded by the exons ATGTTGTATTTCTTTGTCTTTTTGTCATTTCTGTTGTTAGTGTTGTTTTCCTTTATCTGTCAGTTGCTTCTGAAACAGAAGGAGGATATAGCAGCAAAGACCATGTCAAACAACGCTCCTCATACAAAAGACAAGTATGATGTTTTTGTTAGCTTCAGGGGCGAGGACATTCGCGACGGTTTTCTCAGCCATCTGGCAGAGGCTTTTCGTCGAAAGAAAATAAATGCCTTCGTGGATGACAAGCTTCAGAGGGGAGAAGAAATATGGCCATCACTTGTTGGAGCCATTGAAGGATCATTGGTTTCATTGATCATATTCTCTGAAAACTACGCTTCTTCACGTTGGTGTTTGAACGAACTGGTGAAAATACTTGAGTGCAGAGGCAAGTATGAACAGATTGTAGTACCAGTTTTCTACGGCGTAGATCCCACCGATGTACGACACCAAACAGGGAGTTATGAAACTGCATTTCTTGAGCATGGGAAATATTTTGATCCGACCATGCTGAAAATATGGAGTGATGCTTTGAACAAATCTGCTGATTTATCTGGAATTAAGTCATCAGATTCTCA GAATGATGCTGAGCTACTTGATAATATCACCAATGATGTGTTGCATCAGCTAAGTAGGTTGAGTAAGCACACACTTAACTCAAAAGGACTTGTTGGAATTGGAAAATCATTTGCTGATGTAGAAGCCTTGCTGCTTAAAGACTCAAAAGATGTCCGCATTATCGGAATTTGGGGTATGGGAGGTATCGGCAAGACAACTATTGCAGAACAAGTGTTCAATAAAATATGTTCTGAGTATGAAGGTAGCTGTTTTTTGTCAAATGTAAGAGAAGACTCAACAAGACATGGAATAATTTATTTGAAAGAAAAACTTTTCTCCACACTATTAGCAGAAGATGTGAAAATGAAGTCACCAAATGGATTGTCTGATGATATTGGGAGAAGGATTAGTCGTATGAAGGTTCTCATTGTTCTTGATGATGTGAATGATTCAGATCAGCTTGAATTATTTGGAACTGTTGACACGTTTGGACCAGGTAGTAGAATAATTGTAACAACTAGAGATCAACAAGTGCTCATCGCTAATAAAGTTGATGATATACTTCACGTTGGAGAATTGAGCTCTAGTGAATCACTTGAGCTTTTCAATTTGATTGCCTTGAACCATAGTCACCTTGTAAGGGAGTACTATGAGCTAACAAAGAGGGTAGTCAAATATGCCAATGGCATTCCATTAGTTCTTAAAGTTTTGGGTCATCTTCTTTGTGGAAGAGATCAGAAAGCATGGGAAAGTCAGCTAGATAAGCTTATGGAAATGCCAAGTAAAAAAGTTTATGATGTAATGATATTGAGTTATGATGATCTAGACCGAAAAGAGCAACAAATTTTTCTGGATCTTGCATGTTTCTTTAAAGGATTGAATTTGAAGGTGGACTCCATCAAAACTTTACTGAAAGATAATGAAAGTGATAATTCAGTGGCTCATGGGTTAGAGAGGCTGAAAGATAAGGCTCTTATAACTATTTCTGAGGATGATGTTGTATCTATGCATGATATTATAGAAGAAATAGCTTGGGAGATTGTTCGCCAAGAATCTAGAGAAGACATTGGAAGCCAAAGTCGATTGGGGGATGCAGATGACATTAACAAAGTATTAGAAAATGacaag GGGAAAGAGGTTGTTAGAAGTTTACGGATGCACTCGTCAACAATGAGGACCAGGAAGCTCAAGTTAAGCTCTCACATATTTGTTATGATGAGCAAACTACAATTTCTAGATTTTTATAGTGACCATAATATTCTAGACAGTGATGTTCTTCTTCCTAAAGGACTGAAATCATTGCCAACTGAACTAAGATATCTTCGTTGGTGGCATTACCCTTTGAAATCCTTGCCAAAGAAATTTTGTGTAAATTTATTGCAGAACCTGGTTAATTTAAAACAAGTTAAACTCTATCGTTGTGCATCCTTGAAGGAGCTACCAGACTTTTCAAAAGCCACAAATCTTGAAGAAGTAAATGTCATGCATTGTTATGACTTGACTGATGTGCATCCGTCTATTTTCACTCTTGACAAGCTTGAGAAATTGGAGCTTAGTCGCTGCTCTTCCCTCACCAGCCTTACAAGCAATGCTCAATTAAGCTGCCTCAGTCATGTACTATGTAACTCTCGATCTTTGGAGGAGCTTCCAGACTTTTCAAAAGCCACAAATCTTTTAGTGCTTGATGCAAGTTACTGTGATCGGTTGACTAATGTGCATCCGTCCGTGTTTTCTCTTGACAAGCTTGAGAAATTGGATCTTAGTTTCTGCTCTTCCCTCACCAGCCTTACAAGCAATGCTCAATTAAGCTGCCTCAGTCATCTCAACCTACAAAGTTGCAGTAAACTAACAGAATTCTCTGTGACATCAGAGAATATGGTAGAACTAAAACTAGGAGGAACTAAAATCAAAGCATTGCCCCCATCATTTGGTAGTCAAAGAAAGCTTGAAATTCTATATTTAGAAGAAACTATAATTGAGAGCTTACCATCATGCATGGTGAATCTCACAAGACTACGATATCTAGACCTAAGATTTTGTTCTATGCTTCAAACAATTCCAGAGTTTCCACCGTCCCTTGAAACTCTACTTATCCAAGACTGCAGTTCATTGAAGACAGCGTCGTTCCCTTCAACAGCTACTAAACAATTCCAGGAGAACAAGAAAAGGGTCGAGTTCTTTAATTGTGAGAGGTTGGATGAAGATTCTCTCATGGCTATTGGGTTGAATGCGCGTATCAATGTGATGAAATTTGCACAGCAACATCTATCTGCATTGAAGCATGATTTTGTTGAAAACTATGATGATTACTTCCATAATTATCATTCTTATCAGTCTGTGCATGTATTTCCAGGAAGCAGAGTACCAGAGTGGTTGGTATATAAGTCAACGAGGGGTTCTGTAATTATTGATCTCTTTTCTCCTCCAACTTCCCCTCCGTATGGCTTCATTTTCTGCTTCATCATTTATGAGTACCGAGTGTATCGGACCAGATTGAAATTCAAAGTCAGCATCAGGGATAGTGCAGGTGAAGATGATGCTGGTGAAGATGAAAAGGATAGCGTTGATGTTTACACGTCTTTTAACTACTCAATTTTCACAAGAGATCATGTGTGTGTGATATACGACCAAAGATGTTCTCGCTACTTAAGTAGTAGATCACAAAATCTGTCAAGGTTCCAAATCAAGGCTACCGCATGGTTTGTAGTACTTGGTGAAAAACAGAGGATAGAATTAAAAGCGTTTGGGGTGAGCCTAATAAGCACATCCGCGTATGACAGGTTCGTTCGACAAAAGGAATTGCATGATTCAGAGGGTATCTCTGTTCATTAA
- the LOC130738548 gene encoding uncharacterized protein LOC130738548, whose translation MIKELRLRQGVYHGMYGTNIHYEKVLQALHLAPNEFSMEEKWLCVLDMGHIVATMYLIVFVTLSNRGGATYFPLTGPVLHPSEHQIICLLLVKNNHWVKALISSDFPLPIVNPQWMYHFSASVVLKFLFLLEFLFLFVSVKFLHNLAL comes from the exons ATGATAAAGGAGCTTAGATTACGGCAAGGTGTTTATCATGGTATGTATGGCACCAACATACATTACGAAAAAGTACTACAAGCCTTGCATCTTGCTCCAAATGAGTTTTCAATGGAGGAGAAGTGGTTATGCGTGCTGGATATGGGCCACATTGTTGCTACGATGTACCTGATTGTGTTCGTGACCTTGTCGAATCGAGGGGGCGCCACCTACTTCCCTCTCACCGGTCCAGTGCTACATCCGTCAGAGCACCAGATTATATGTTTACTCCTTGTCAAGAACAACCACTGGGTGAAG GCGCTTATTTCAAGTGATTTTCCTTTGCCAATAGTTAATCCACAATGGATGTATCATT TTTCTGCATCTGTTGTGTTAAAGTTTCTGTTCCTGTTggagtttctgtttctgtttgtttCTGTCAAGTTTCTGCATAATCTCGCCCTTTAA
- the LOC130728429 gene encoding disease resistance-like protein DSC1 isoform X2, whose amino-acid sequence MSNNAPHTKDKYDVFVSFRGEDIRDGFLSHLAEAFRRKKINAFVDDKLQRGEEIWPSLVGAIEGSLVSLIIFSENYASSRWCLNELVKILECRGKYEQIVVPVFYGVDPTDVRHQTGSYETAFLEHGKYFDPTMLKIWSDALNKSADLSGIKSSDSQNDAELLDNITNDVLHQLSRLSKHTLNSKGLVGIGKSFADVEALLLKDSKDVRIIGIWGMGGIGKTTIAEQVFNKICSEYEGSCFLSNVREDSTRHGIIYLKEKLFSTLLAEDVKMKSPNGLSDDIGRRISRMKVLIVLDDVNDSDQLELFGTVDTFGPGSRIIVTTRDQQVLIANKVDDILHVGELSSSESLELFNLIALNHSHLVREYYELTKRVVKYANGIPLVLKVLGHLLCGRDQKAWESQLDKLMEMPSKKVYDVMILSYDDLDRKEQQIFLDLACFFKGLNLKVDSIKTLLKDNESDNSVAHGLERLKDKALITISEDDVVSMHDIIEEIAWEIVRQESREDIGSQSRLGDADDINKVLENDKGKEVVRSLRMHSSTMRTRKLKLSSHIFVMMSKLQFLDFYSDHNILDSDVLLPKGLKSLPTELRYLRWWHYPLKSLPKKFCVNLLQNLVNLKQVKLYRCASLKELPDFSKATNLEEVNVMHCYDLTDVHPSIFTLDKLEKLELSRCSSLTSLTSNAQLSCLSHVLCNSRSLEELPDFSKATNLLVLDASYCDRLTNVHPSVFSLDKLEKLDLSFCSSLTSLTSNAQLSCLSHLNLQSCSKLTEFSVTSENMVELKLGGTKIKALPPSFGSQRKLEILYLEETIIESLPSCMVNLTRLRYLDLRFCSMLQTIPEFPPSLETLLIQDCSSLKTASFPSTATKQFQENKKRVEFFNCERLDEDSLMAIGLNARINVMKFAQQHLSALKHDFVENYDDYFHNYHSYQSVHVFPGSRVPEWLVYKSTRGSVIIDLFSPPTSPPYGFIFCFIIYEYRVYRTRLKFKVSIRDSAGEDDAGEDEKDSVDVYTSFNYSIFTRDHVCVIYDQRCSRYLSSRSQNLSRFQIKATAWFVVLGEKQRIELKAFGVSLISTSAYDRFVRQKELHDSEGISVH is encoded by the exons ATGTCAAACAACGCTCCTCATACAAAAGACAAGTATGATGTTTTTGTTAGCTTCAGGGGCGAGGACATTCGCGACGGTTTTCTCAGCCATCTGGCAGAGGCTTTTCGTCGAAAGAAAATAAATGCCTTCGTGGATGACAAGCTTCAGAGGGGAGAAGAAATATGGCCATCACTTGTTGGAGCCATTGAAGGATCATTGGTTTCATTGATCATATTCTCTGAAAACTACGCTTCTTCACGTTGGTGTTTGAACGAACTGGTGAAAATACTTGAGTGCAGAGGCAAGTATGAACAGATTGTAGTACCAGTTTTCTACGGCGTAGATCCCACCGATGTACGACACCAAACAGGGAGTTATGAAACTGCATTTCTTGAGCATGGGAAATATTTTGATCCGACCATGCTGAAAATATGGAGTGATGCTTTGAACAAATCTGCTGATTTATCTGGAATTAAGTCATCAGATTCTCA GAATGATGCTGAGCTACTTGATAATATCACCAATGATGTGTTGCATCAGCTAAGTAGGTTGAGTAAGCACACACTTAACTCAAAAGGACTTGTTGGAATTGGAAAATCATTTGCTGATGTAGAAGCCTTGCTGCTTAAAGACTCAAAAGATGTCCGCATTATCGGAATTTGGGGTATGGGAGGTATCGGCAAGACAACTATTGCAGAACAAGTGTTCAATAAAATATGTTCTGAGTATGAAGGTAGCTGTTTTTTGTCAAATGTAAGAGAAGACTCAACAAGACATGGAATAATTTATTTGAAAGAAAAACTTTTCTCCACACTATTAGCAGAAGATGTGAAAATGAAGTCACCAAATGGATTGTCTGATGATATTGGGAGAAGGATTAGTCGTATGAAGGTTCTCATTGTTCTTGATGATGTGAATGATTCAGATCAGCTTGAATTATTTGGAACTGTTGACACGTTTGGACCAGGTAGTAGAATAATTGTAACAACTAGAGATCAACAAGTGCTCATCGCTAATAAAGTTGATGATATACTTCACGTTGGAGAATTGAGCTCTAGTGAATCACTTGAGCTTTTCAATTTGATTGCCTTGAACCATAGTCACCTTGTAAGGGAGTACTATGAGCTAACAAAGAGGGTAGTCAAATATGCCAATGGCATTCCATTAGTTCTTAAAGTTTTGGGTCATCTTCTTTGTGGAAGAGATCAGAAAGCATGGGAAAGTCAGCTAGATAAGCTTATGGAAATGCCAAGTAAAAAAGTTTATGATGTAATGATATTGAGTTATGATGATCTAGACCGAAAAGAGCAACAAATTTTTCTGGATCTTGCATGTTTCTTTAAAGGATTGAATTTGAAGGTGGACTCCATCAAAACTTTACTGAAAGATAATGAAAGTGATAATTCAGTGGCTCATGGGTTAGAGAGGCTGAAAGATAAGGCTCTTATAACTATTTCTGAGGATGATGTTGTATCTATGCATGATATTATAGAAGAAATAGCTTGGGAGATTGTTCGCCAAGAATCTAGAGAAGACATTGGAAGCCAAAGTCGATTGGGGGATGCAGATGACATTAACAAAGTATTAGAAAATGacaag GGGAAAGAGGTTGTTAGAAGTTTACGGATGCACTCGTCAACAATGAGGACCAGGAAGCTCAAGTTAAGCTCTCACATATTTGTTATGATGAGCAAACTACAATTTCTAGATTTTTATAGTGACCATAATATTCTAGACAGTGATGTTCTTCTTCCTAAAGGACTGAAATCATTGCCAACTGAACTAAGATATCTTCGTTGGTGGCATTACCCTTTGAAATCCTTGCCAAAGAAATTTTGTGTAAATTTATTGCAGAACCTGGTTAATTTAAAACAAGTTAAACTCTATCGTTGTGCATCCTTGAAGGAGCTACCAGACTTTTCAAAAGCCACAAATCTTGAAGAAGTAAATGTCATGCATTGTTATGACTTGACTGATGTGCATCCGTCTATTTTCACTCTTGACAAGCTTGAGAAATTGGAGCTTAGTCGCTGCTCTTCCCTCACCAGCCTTACAAGCAATGCTCAATTAAGCTGCCTCAGTCATGTACTATGTAACTCTCGATCTTTGGAGGAGCTTCCAGACTTTTCAAAAGCCACAAATCTTTTAGTGCTTGATGCAAGTTACTGTGATCGGTTGACTAATGTGCATCCGTCCGTGTTTTCTCTTGACAAGCTTGAGAAATTGGATCTTAGTTTCTGCTCTTCCCTCACCAGCCTTACAAGCAATGCTCAATTAAGCTGCCTCAGTCATCTCAACCTACAAAGTTGCAGTAAACTAACAGAATTCTCTGTGACATCAGAGAATATGGTAGAACTAAAACTAGGAGGAACTAAAATCAAAGCATTGCCCCCATCATTTGGTAGTCAAAGAAAGCTTGAAATTCTATATTTAGAAGAAACTATAATTGAGAGCTTACCATCATGCATGGTGAATCTCACAAGACTACGATATCTAGACCTAAGATTTTGTTCTATGCTTCAAACAATTCCAGAGTTTCCACCGTCCCTTGAAACTCTACTTATCCAAGACTGCAGTTCATTGAAGACAGCGTCGTTCCCTTCAACAGCTACTAAACAATTCCAGGAGAACAAGAAAAGGGTCGAGTTCTTTAATTGTGAGAGGTTGGATGAAGATTCTCTCATGGCTATTGGGTTGAATGCGCGTATCAATGTGATGAAATTTGCACAGCAACATCTATCTGCATTGAAGCATGATTTTGTTGAAAACTATGATGATTACTTCCATAATTATCATTCTTATCAGTCTGTGCATGTATTTCCAGGAAGCAGAGTACCAGAGTGGTTGGTATATAAGTCAACGAGGGGTTCTGTAATTATTGATCTCTTTTCTCCTCCAACTTCCCCTCCGTATGGCTTCATTTTCTGCTTCATCATTTATGAGTACCGAGTGTATCGGACCAGATTGAAATTCAAAGTCAGCATCAGGGATAGTGCAGGTGAAGATGATGCTGGTGAAGATGAAAAGGATAGCGTTGATGTTTACACGTCTTTTAACTACTCAATTTTCACAAGAGATCATGTGTGTGTGATATACGACCAAAGATGTTCTCGCTACTTAAGTAGTAGATCACAAAATCTGTCAAGGTTCCAAATCAAGGCTACCGCATGGTTTGTAGTACTTGGTGAAAAACAGAGGATAGAATTAAAAGCGTTTGGGGTGAGCCTAATAAGCACATCCGCGTATGACAGGTTCGTTCGACAAAAGGAATTGCATGATTCAGAGGGTATCTCTGTTCATTAA